In Notamacropus eugenii isolate mMacEug1 chromosome 1, mMacEug1.pri_v2, whole genome shotgun sequence, one genomic interval encodes:
- the LOC140512550 gene encoding ADP-ribose glycohydrolase MACROD1-like, with the protein MAERVDLKSSMDWKVAKAFLRGLSDKQREEHYFCRDFISLKKIPTWEEAEAKEAPAKAAPSQYPVDKALNAKVSLFRGDITKLQVDAIVNAANSSLMGGGGVDGCIHRAAGHLLREECRTLPRCETGKARITGGYRLPAKHVIHTVGPIAQGEPTPSQVQELRSCYLNSLQLVLDHGLSSAAFPCISTGAFGYPSEAAAEVVLDVLRGWLQEHRDKVERLVICVFLEKDEKIYRKLLPHFFPVA; encoded by the coding sequence ATGGCGGAGAGGGTGGACCTCAAGTCCTCCATGGACTGGAAGGTGGCGAAAGCCTTTCTGAGAGGTCTGAGCGACAAGCAGAGGGAGGAGCACTATTTCTGCCGAGACTTCATCAGCCTGAAGAAAATCCCGACGTGGGAGGAGGCCGAGGCAAAGGAGGCCCCGGCCAAGGCGGCGCCCTCCCAGTACCCGGTGGACAAGGCCCTGAACGCCAAGGTCTCCCTCTTCCGAGGCGACATCACCAAGCTCCAGGTGGACGCCATCGTGAACGCGGCCAACAGTTCCCTGATGGGAGGGGGCGGCGTGGACGGCTGCATCCACCGCGCCGCCGGGCACCTGCTCCGGGAGGAGTGCCGGACGCTGCCCCGCTGCGAGACCGGCAAAGCCAGGATCACCGGCGGCTACCGCCTGCCGGCCAAGCACGTCATCCACACGGTGGGGCCCATCGCGCAGGGGGAGCCCACCCCCAGCCAGGTCCAGGAGCTCCGCAGCTGCTACCTCAACAGCCTGCAGCTGGTGCTGGACCACGGCCTCAGCTCGGCGGCCTTCCCCTGCATCTCCACCGGAGCTTTCGGGTACCCCAGCGAGGCCGCGGCCGAGGTGGTCCTGGACGTGCTTCGAGGGTGGCTGCAGGAGCACCGGGACAAGGTGGAGCGGCTGGTGATCTGCGTGTTCCTGGAGAAGGACGAGAAGATCTACCGCAAGCTGCTGCCCCATTTCTTCCCGGTGGCCTGA